The Deltaproteobacteria bacterium genome segment GTTATGGATAATGGGAAACAAGTCCCCTCGGGGATAGTTCCGTGGGAGTTCTACAACCGTATAATGCGATAAGATCGTAATGGGGATAGATGGGCACATCCATAAAATTATAAAATTCTTCTTTCTGACTTGCTGATGCGGGCTGCTGGTCTGAACTGGCCAACTATCTGATATTCTGAAATGAATGCTTCAAGGATAGCCTGATATATACCCTGGGTGAAAGCGCACGCCACGGCCTGATTTCAGAGGAGATGTGCGTTGCTGGATTGGGAAGTTGCAACAATTATATGACGCAGCAAGAAAAAACCTGCCTGCCGGGCAATTTTGCCGCCTGCCCCAATGTCTCAGAAGCGAATCTGCACACCGGCGCCAATACCGTATTCGGAGTGCCATTGACCAATAATCGAGATATTTTTGCGCAGCAGGTAGGCCAGCCTTGTTCTACCCTCCCACTTATCGTGGCTGTCATACTGTGCTTCTCCGTAAAGTGAGAGTCGAGGAGTAAGATCAAGAGATTTGCCCAGGTTGAGCCGGGCACCCCCCTCTGCATCAACCCAGAAGCGAGACTCCACATTGAGGGGCAGCAGGTACCTGAGCCCTATTACGGGCCGGGTATTATCGATGTCGTTGCCAGAGCCAAGCATGTCTGCCCCGGCCAGGATGGTGAAAAAGCGATTGAAGTAACGGTCATAGGTAAAGATTCCTTCCCATTCGCTGGGGCTCACATCTTGCCAGCCTACTTCCCACTCCGCAGTCAGGATGTTGCGCGTGTTGGCAAGCATCAAGAAGCCCTCCGTCATATTGCTCAGGGCGTCGGCTTGCCCCCAGAAATACCATGAATCTTTATAGAGCTTGGGCCTTACTGCGGCAAGCTGGGGATCCAATACAAAATCCTCGTAATGGACGACCCGGGCCATGCCGCTTTTCATATGGTAGAGAAGGTGACAGTGAAAGAACCAGTCGCCGAATTCGTTGGCGTTGAATTCTATGACAGTTGTGGACATGGGAGCGACGTTGACGGTGTGTTTGAGCGGAGCGTAGGCGCCCTGACCGTTTATGACTCGGAAGAAGTGACCGTGCAGATGCATGGGGTGGTGCATCATGGTTCGGTTGATAAGAATGAAGCGGGCCACTTCACCTTTGCGAATGCGGATCGAGTCGCTTTCCGATAGCGCCCTGTTGTTGATAAACCAGACGTAGCGCTCCATGTCTCCCTCGAGAGTGAGGCGGATTTCCCGAACGGTTTTGCCTTTAGAAAAGGCGGTAGGCTCTTTAGAGCGGAGTTTGGCATAAGGTGGCCATGGGCGGCTCGGATCCATGCCATCGACTGCAAGATTTCTGGATGAAGAGACGTCAGCAGCGAGCAGGCTAAAATCGCTGCCGAATTTCTTGCCGATCCTGGCATTCTGATCGGACAGAGGCATGGAGCGGCTGCTCTGCTGCATTCCTTCTGTGAGTTCCATTGCAGCGCCTGAGGTGCCCGTCGTTTCTACCCTGGAAGGCTGTTCCATCCCTTCCATTGTCATTCTTGCCGGTTCTGCGCCATGGTCCATGCTTTGCATGCCGGGCATGTTGCCCATATTCAACTGCCCCCCACCCATCATGCCGGGCAAGTCGAACTTGCCAGCCTGGACATCGGCATCGGACATACCCATAGCTGCAGAAGGTGTGAGGGAGAAAATTTTTCTCAAACTGAGATCGCCCATAGTGTGATAGAGGTTAGGCCTGGGTACATCAGCAGCCGCATGGTGCTTGCCGGAACCGATCCATATGGAAGCGTAGCCAGAGCCGTCGTGGGCCGTGGCACGGAATTCGTAAGCACCCGAGGCAGGCACCTGGACGAGTACATCGTAGGTCTCAGCGACGCAAATGAGAAAACGATTTTCTTTGACCGGCTCAACGTCCAGACCGTCGGCAGCGACGATGGTCATCGGGCCGCCAGCAAATTCCACGAAAAAATAGGTAGTGGCAGAGCCATTGATGATGCGCAGCAGCACAGTCTCATATGGGCCTGCAGGGAGCGTGGATTGGGGACTGCCGTTGACCAAAAAGCGGTCATAAGCTACATCCGCCATGTCCATGGGCGGCATTCGCAGGAGTTCTCGTTTGAAGTAGTCGCCGAGCATGCCGAGGCGGACAGCGCCGATAATACTCTGGGCGCTGCCTTTTTCGACTGCATACCACTCACTGCCGCGCTTGAGTGTCCGATTCACCTCGTGCGGGTTCTCGTCGGTCCAATCCGATAGCAGCACTACATGCTCGCTGTCAAAGTTCAAGTGATGCTGGCGCGGCTCAATGACAATAGAACCGTAAACCCCGCTCTGTTCCTGGAGGTCCGTATGAGAGTGATACCAGTAGGTGCCGCTCTGGCGGATGGGAAATTCATAGGTAAATGTCGTGTGGGGACTGATGGGCGGGAAACTGACGTAGGGAACGCCATCCATGTCGGGGGGCACGAGCAGACCATGCCAGTGGATGGAGGTCTCCACGTTCATCTCGTTATGGACGATGATGCGGGCGAAGTCCCCCTCTTTGAACCTCAGGGTGGGTCCGGGAATGCTGCCGTTTATTGTCATAGCCGGCACAGGCCTGCCGGTAATGTTCATCTGTTGCCGGGCTATGGTAAGTTCATATTCGACAGTTGCCGCTCGAGCCGGGAGCTGGCAAAAAAGAACAAGGGCAGCCAGGATTATAATTGCGGTGTTTCTGGAGCTGAGCATCCAAAAAAACTCCTTCTTTTGGAACAGAGAGCTCAAAAACATGCCCCAGACTGTATATCTCAGAGGACAATTTGTAAAGATTCATCAGAGGAAGATTGCTGTATCAGCCTGGCAAGTAGATCGTGCTATCTTCAGGGCAGCGGCTGACTGTCTACAAAACAACCCGGGGATTTCAGGCTGGGGCAGAGTTTCCCTGTTCCTCACCAGGTGCAAG includes the following:
- a CDS encoding multicopper oxidase domain-containing protein is translated as MLSSRNTAIIILAALVLFCQLPARAATVEYELTIARQQMNITGRPVPAMTINGSIPGPTLRFKEGDFARIIVHNEMNVETSIHWHGLLVPPDMDGVPYVSFPPISPHTTFTYEFPIRQSGTYWYHSHTDLQEQSGVYGSIVIEPRQHHLNFDSEHVVLLSDWTDENPHEVNRTLKRGSEWYAVEKGSAQSIIGAVRLGMLGDYFKRELLRMPPMDMADVAYDRFLVNGSPQSTLPAGPYETVLLRIINGSATTYFFVEFAGGPMTIVAADGLDVEPVKENRFLICVAETYDVLVQVPASGAYEFRATAHDGSGYASIWIGSGKHHAAADVPRPNLYHTMGDLSLRKIFSLTPSAAMGMSDADVQAGKFDLPGMMGGGQLNMGNMPGMQSMDHGAEPARMTMEGMEQPSRVETTGTSGAAMELTEGMQQSSRSMPLSDQNARIGKKFGSDFSLLAADVSSSRNLAVDGMDPSRPWPPYAKLRSKEPTAFSKGKTVREIRLTLEGDMERYVWFINNRALSESDSIRIRKGEVARFILINRTMMHHPMHLHGHFFRVINGQGAYAPLKHTVNVAPMSTTVIEFNANEFGDWFFHCHLLYHMKSGMARVVHYEDFVLDPQLAAVRPKLYKDSWYFWGQADALSNMTEGFLMLANTRNILTAEWEVGWQDVSPSEWEGIFTYDRYFNRFFTILAGADMLGSGNDIDNTRPVIGLRYLLPLNVESRFWVDAEGGARLNLGKSLDLTPRLSLYGEAQYDSHDKWEGRTRLAYLLRKNISIIGQWHSEYGIGAGVQIRF